Proteins encoded within one genomic window of Eurosta solidaginis isolate ZX-2024a chromosome 1, ASM4086904v1, whole genome shotgun sequence:
- the mRpS18C gene encoding small ribosomal subunit protein bS18m, whose protein sequence is MFQIARIVSGGVCATGWTSVNPLLVCTPTARKFTAPVKNKDEPIDIPNPFEKERQVCILCKHNIVPGYKNVKLLSQFQSPYTGRIYGRHITGLCKQKQEQVEKAIIRAQNCALMPTYHKDIDFLRDPRLFNPEKPIRPHKY, encoded by the exons ATGTTTCAAATTGCTAGAATTGTTTCAGGTGGCG TTTGTGCCACCGGTTGGACAAGCGTAAACCCACTTTTAGTCTGCACACCAACAGCACGAAAGTTTACTGCACCGGTCAAAAACAAGGATGAACCCATTGATATACCTAATCCCTTCGAGAAAGAACGTCAAGTGTGTATCCTTTGCAAACACAACATTGTGCCCGGttacaaaaatgtaaaattattgtcACAGTTCCAGTCTCCTTACACTGGCCGTATTTATGGGCGGCATATTACAGGCTTATGTAAACAAAAACAAGAGCAAGTGGAGAAGGCTATTATACGTGCACAAAATTGTGCTCTAATGCCAACCTATCATAAAGATATAGACTTTTTACGCGATCCTCGTTTATTTAATCCCGAAAAGCCCATACGTCCACACAAGTACTAA